A region of the Coffea eugenioides isolate CCC68of unplaced genomic scaffold, Ceug_1.0 ScVebR1_2190;HRSCAF=3179, whole genome shotgun sequence genome:
AGAttacgttgggcctggattttgtgccgccaacttcacaaaagtcatgctgggattggttttaattcaaccaccgttagcatcgagtctatctcactaacgtgcgtgttctcatttctaccgccgttagcatcgagtctatctcactaacgtgcgtgtttcattctaccgccgttagcatcgagtctatctcactaacgtgcgtgtttcatcCTACCGCTgttagcatcgagcctatctcactaatgtgcgtgttttcatcccaccaacactccatctcacttcaattcatctatttttacatttctgtccgggtctatcccgtgagtctatcccaattttacatttctgtccgggtctatcccgtgggtctatcccaaatttaaattctgttcgggtcagtcccgtttaaatttctgttcgggtcagtcccgtttttagaATCTTTTTGTTGAAATCTTTTGCAGCCGAATACACAGGTTTAAGTATTTGTGTTTCTATtcttgtctcaagtttttcaaaactcagacaaagaggggcaaactgtagacaccaaatttttggtgttttattatttatttatttatttactattcgttttatttgttctatttttatttgtcatatttagttttatttacatttagttttagttattttaacCATCTTAGCTAGAAGTTctcaaagggaaaagaaaagtgttccaaaaaatgtgttttatgtcttttaaaatcaatcttttagcatcttacttatttttgttaagttattttgaaaaaaaaaaaggaaaagaaggaaaacaatgaaaaatggaaaatggaaaaggaaaaaaaaatgaaaaatggaagattgaaagtggcattttgttatttctagttttatttttgtttattcaatccaatgttaattaagttatttttgtttttattattattagtattattgttatcaattttgtttgattAAATCGGTTAGttgttaagttaaaaaaaaaatatatatatatatatatatatatatagtagcgGCCTGCAAGCTGCGTCAAGGATTTGCAAGGAAGGACTGGGGAGCCTGGGCTGCAAATAGGTAAGAAAGGACTGTAGGTTAGAGGAGGGGGGCttcatataaatagaaaaggaGGGAGCAGCCGCCAAGGAGAAAAGGATCGACGGCTGCAAAATCTGGAGGAAGAacgaaagaaaacaaaaaaccagGGAGCTTCATCGGGGGAGAGAAGAAtctgaacaaaagaaaaactgcAGGGAGTGAGCAAGAAGGGTGACGGGAAGAGAGGTAAGGATTGACGGCTGCTAGAAGGGAAAACAAAAACACAGAAGGCTACGGGGGTTTCTAGAGAGCAAGAGAGTAGGCGGCGGCTGCATAAGGGATAGAGAGAAACTAGAAAAGTGACGGGAAATCTGCAAAAGAAAGGGAGGTTTCGGCAGTAGAGAAATCAGAAGCAAGAGCCTTCCGAACTTGAATCTCGCCCCTCGCCATCGTTGTCAACCTCCTCCTTCGCCGCAACAGCTGCATCGACTGCTAAGAAGAAGCTATCAACTGGCGCAACCACCAAAGCTGCTGTCTCTCGCTCCAAGTCAGTTACTGCAGCGGTTAAACAGACGCCGAAGCTAAAGCTGAAGACGATGTCCTCAACACCACAGCTCCTGCCCTCACCAAACCTGATGAGGACCACGACCATGACAGCGACATCCAGGAAGAGAGCTGGAAAAAGTTGAGGAAAACcacgaagagagagagagggtcgGGGGAAGACagaaaacagcaaaggaaaaaggaaaaaacctACGGGCTGAGGGCTtttgaaagaaaacaaagagaggACTGGGCGGCTGAGAGTTTGAGAGCCTCGAGAGAGTTGAGGGCCGCGAGGTTGGAGAGCCAAAGGAGATCGAGGGACGGCTGCAAAAACAGAGACGGAGAGAAGTGGACGGCGGGTAGaacaaaacaagagaaaaagggAGTTGGGGGTGACGGCTAGAATCTGAGTTGGCAGcttggaaaagaaaaacctACGGGCAAGGGGAGGAAAAGCTATGCTAGAAATGGGCTGGttgaggaagaaaaagaaaacagaaagtAAGGGCAGTCTGTAAAGGTCGGCGACCAAAGGAAAAGAACGGAACCGAGAGCTGAGTTTTGGAGGAGAGAATCAGAGAATCTAAAGGCAAGAGGGTTGCGGCTAGGAAAAGAGGTCGTGAGAACGAGGGAGAGTCTTACGACGGCCATCACCCACACAGAGAACCCTCCCGCGACAAACATCACTGGAAGAACCTTGCAGCAACGAAGCTTTCTGGGCTTTTGTTCCAGAAAATCCATACGACTTCCTCAGAACACTTCACCTCCATTGGACTGCGCTGGATTCATCAGGTGACCTTAGCCTTTTTCCTGTTGATTTTGTACAACTCGTGTGAAGATTCAAGCTTAGTAAACGAAGGTTTTATGTCATTCACTGTTTTGTTTGTCAGTATGTGGTTTGAGATGCCCGTCCTGTTGCATGTGATTAAGATGATGTTTAAATGGCGAGTCTTGGTTAGATTTCAGGTTGCATAATTGGTTTTTGCTTGGTTTGAATCGTGGGTGTGTGTTGGCAGCGTTTTTTAATTGATGAAAACCCAGAAATTTGAAACAATGAATGAATCTGGGCTGCTTAATGGTTTCAGTTGCAGAATGCTTTCTTCACGGTTTTGCTGTTTTTATGTTCAGTTTCTGGAAGTAGATCTTTTGGGAATAAATGGTTGCTTTGACACTAACCACAAGAGTAGGAAGCTATAATATTGGGGCTCGGTGGATAAACCCATAAGTTTCATTCCCAGCACTGCGTATAATCATCTTTGGTTTGCATAAGAAAGCTACAGAAGTTTTTGTTCTTCAAAGCGAGCATGTTTGCAGATCATGTTTATTGCATACTTTAGTTCAAGGGCCTGTTTTATTCTCCTTTTGCCTTCGTTTGTAAGCCTTTGCATTGTGTGCTTGAGTATGTGAAGATGTGTTGGGTCTTTGGCATGAATGTTTGTCTCAGCCGAATGAGTTGAAGCTGCGGAATTGCAGCAGAAAAATGCAGCGTCTTGCACTTCTTGCTATTTCTTCCTTGTGACTGCAGTTTGTTACTTATCGAATGTCCAGTAATTGTGTATTAGTGGTTTGAGATGTTGAAATGTGAATTGCTTAAGATGATGAATTGGAAAGAAAACAGCTTTTTGAAGAGAATCTGCATTTTTGTATGATCTAAATTCAATTATCTTGTTGTAGAAAGCCATCAGCAGAAATGTTTGTTGTAGAATGTTTCTCACGCCActtttgcatgaatttgcatgatCTCTCTCTCTAAGTTTTCCTGTCAGTTGGGATGTCGAAGTTATGGGTTGTATTGCTGACTTTAAAGCTGAGATGTTGAAGCCTTggttgagtttctttgattgtcaaTGAGCTGCAAAATTGCAAAAAGAAGAAATCAGCAGAAACAAAGAAAGTGccgttgcatgcatgaaatgtTCTTCTAAAATTgtactttggccccccaagtttccccttgtcctactatggcccaaccaattgaataatgtcatcaatttggtccttcgtagttttaatttttgcaatttcattgcttgctttgcttcaattaactaccatgttttgtcaattgcacttaagtcatgacgttaggggctttatgaccaagtgagcttgggtttgcctatttcctttaattttcccaaataaattggtaccttgaccatttcttttattttggaggataaataagtgatttcacttcattgggctccgattgcaagggaggtacactctatccctcactcgcactttatttttcctacgtgctcctatgtgttatgtgaatatgcctgtctacttcgctttccttacctccctgcgtgcatttacttgctttttacttttatttaagtttttatggggtatgtgtacacctcttggcttgtaatagatagcgctcggagagcatctggtccattcaccctttcccttttatgcttttatggggtatgtgtacacctcttggcttgtaatagatagcgctcggagagcatctggtccatttccccttccccttggttgcttgtttttgttgctacatgtttaattgctttagtaggctcttgcatctagtcgagcatgctaagtgctacgtgctacgtgtttacgagcgttttggcatgtctacttgctttcataaacATGAATGAattggaatggatgaatgtacgtttccgctagtccaacgctagtcggaattcatagaatgggctagtccaacgctagacccttagggattccccctcattagcatatcatttgcttgttcaccacatatcatgcatttttcttagttttatcacttggcatgctcctcgaaccccctttcccttcattttaggatttttgcatatcatgatagttgtagggtccatttgcttgagggtccccttccgataagggaaacgagcgagtgtggctactcgatagccttagcacgctagtttcgccttctaatcaaagggaaaatcaagtcacgatttaggtctccccgtacacCAATTGCATGAATTCCCGGCTCTAtagcattctcaatccactctatcattacactttccttttgtctcatttgcacacatgtaCCTTTTTTTATCAACGCTCACTTGGCACACAGAACgacttttttgtctccacttgcacagCGAACCGCTTTTAttcacacttgcacacgagcatttttatcttcactcgcgcaacgagtactttcatctacatttgcacactcactcttatcttattacttttaatctttttctcacttcacacaaataACACTTTCAATCGGCATGCATTCCACGTCattttttcacgtcatttagggtttaggtgtgacctctccaacaAGGatattattgggcttcacaattaatgtgattggcaccactcactttgaagagaaaatttcCCCCcatcccctaggtctaggttttttttgcattcatatagacatatcaaTACGCGATAatcttgggtagaaaaattcggaaaaaattggtttgagtcgcgcaactagccttggctaggtcaaaggggtgccttggattctatgcCTTGCCttcctttgtcaaacgtgacccccgaacctttttctttggcttacgtggactaggagtcgttttaaaaagggttttgctactttgtcttttaaaaacactttttgggtgacttggtacaccccaaatctataccaagtgacgactccgttttcatatttaaaaaaccctttttaaaatttcatttggccaaatcgtcgctttccaaagtcccatggcctttttacttttcattttgcacacgttcacaccacacttcacacatcaCATCACTCACATCCACATTCACAACtcgatcgaaaagtggggcgcgacatccCTCACTTTTGAAAGTATAATTTTATATCGTTTACAAATTCACATcagtcaaatttaatttctatttagGTTTCCGACTAGTATTTTACTGGAATCCACCACGCGCTTTACACGTGCTAATTTTTTATGgacaaaattgtaaaatcaCATTTCACATATTACGATCCATGATCCTCCATATATTCACAAAATGAtttttcgtccctcatatttcacaaaatgaatctTTCATCTCTTACTAATCATATGCgcgaatacatttttttttttttaaaacatatgtatatatctatttgatttcacttaacaATACGAATAGATATATTATACgtgatcatttgatttcatctaTTATTAACTAGTAAAAAGTCTTGTATTCATTATCAAGTTGGCCACTAAAGCCATTCCAGATCAAAATGTTGAAAGAGTTCTTCGGTAGGTACATCCGTTTGGTTGGGAGTAAAATGTTTTAATggggaaaatatttttcatgaAAGTAATTTTTCAGGAAAatcatttctttttcatcattttcttggttaacctattgaaaattttttctaacttcattttctggtgtttgtttaacttttgaaatattttcccCCCTTTTACCCCTACCTTTGCTTTCTACACGTTGTAACCACATACTCCTTTACATGCAGAAAATACGAAAAATGTTTTCCAGAAAACGTTTTACATCCAAACAGACAAGGCTTCACTTGGTCTTTTTCCTTTGTCAAAATTCAAAGAGCCACCATTACACGTTTGCATGCAACCGGCCTTTGAAGTCATATTTCTTTAGTGGTCCTGTTGATGAAGCTCTATAGAGAAGTGGACAAACCATCTACCAATTGTTCTTTCATCCAAAATTCTATACTGCCTTCCTTCTTTGACCTGTCTATGAGAATACAATTCATTTTGCTGCCGAATATTTAGCTATGGATTCTACATTACTGTTTGATGGACACTGGAGTCCAGGGCCTGTGGGCTGGCACTGCTCGAATATAAATGTCAACCAGCAATCAGCTGGCAAAGTTTCCTGGTCTAACTTTCAGTTTGTCAAAATTTAGCCCATCTCATCATCACTGTCCAAGTACACAAAGCAGCCCACATTCCCTGAAGTCAGACAATGAACCGACCACCCATTCATCTCAATTGGAAACGTCAATTATTGCTTATTCTTAGATTTGAGGGAATGGCCGAGTGTTCTCTAATTCTGTGTCCTCttctttgatttctttttcttcattcaaTTTTGCCCTGTTTTCCCTTCACTTTAAGCAGTTCACTAGTTCTTCGTCAACCAAACATCTCATCTCCAAAAGGGTCCTATTCTTTGTAAAGTAGGATGCATGGCTCATTACGTTTCAGCCAAAAGAGGTGAAACTCAACAGCCAGCAGAATACATATATTAGTACTTTTTACTCACAGTTCCAACATAATTTATACCATACACTGTTGTATTGAAAGATAAGGCAACACcatatttgtaaaaaaaaaaaataccaaagaCCAGAAAACGTCCCCAGCCCCCTCTTTGATAAGGTTGTATCAATGAGCTTCCAGTAGCACTCCCACCTTCTCAGTGAAATTCTTCACGTACTCCTTCCTAGCCGGATGATCCTCCTGTGGCCGGTTAAAGGCTGTCCAAACTGGCTCTCCCACAAACAACCTCATCAGCTGCAGGCAATGCAAGTGAAAAACACAGCACCAAAGAGTCAGGAATCATTCAGGAAGGCCGTTGAGGACTGTAGTCTTCATGATTTGGCATAAAAGCCTAGCGAACTTCATCAAACGGGTTCCTGGACTCTATGAcctatttcatttcatttctagTGGTAAACTCAGTTCAGTGGGATTTATCCTTTTAAATAGAGGTCCCCTGAGTTGATCCTTTTCATCGCTGACTACTTTAAATCCTGAATTGGCCAGAAATTGATAAAGCGAGATGAAGTTCTCTAGTTTTACATTTGGTCTGTCAAGTGTCAACTAATTCATGAATAGAATATCAGCTATGTATAGACATAGTCCCATCAGAAGTGAGGCTCATGATATCAATATTTTTACCTTCACATAGTTGCTGGTGTCAAGGGTGAACCGGTGGTAAATTCCAGCTGGTAACACAATAAGATCACCGGCTTTGATCCAGATGCGAATCCAACGATCATCCTTGTCTCTAACATCAAAGTAACCACTACCCTCTAAGCAATAACGTATCTCCTCATCTCCATGAATGTGCTCTGTATAGAAGTTCTTCAGCTTCTGTTCATAGTTCTCCACTTTCTCAGGGCACAAGTCCAGCAAATCCTTCATAACAGGAATGCAAAATTCAGGTATGGCATATTTTAACCCATCAGCAAGCTTGGCCTATGATAATATCAGCCTCAAACAATACTACGAGATATTGTACCACGTTGTAGTTGATGTCACACGATAGGCAAAGTCAAAAAGAGATTTTACACTGACACTACATATATAAGCAGATCATTCTGCAACTAACATAAAAAGAATTTTGTCAAGTAGCATCTTTTCGCAAGTGTATACTTATGAGCACAGCTAGAATTTAGAATCCCTTCGaaatttacaaaaagttaattggtaatgaaacaaaaaaattaaactatTCTCAAATTACACAATAAGATGAACATGCCATGATGCTAATTAAGAGTATTAATTATCTCAGTAATGGAATTTCAGAGTTTCCCTAAACATGCAAGCTTTAGAAATGTTCTCGATCCACCACTAGCTAATACTGtattctaattaaaaattaaactaatcccccaaaaaaatttcagaagaaagagagaaattCATCAGACCATATAGCTGTAGCCTCTGCTATCTCtaatcttcttcaattcttcaTCGTTCTCGTAATTCTCCGGGTTCAAATGCCAGTAAACTACTCCAAGATCAGCCAAATGCTCCAAGGAGACATGCTCTGGAGGGTCCCTCTTATGTGGAAGCCTTTGATCCTCACCACTTTCATCCATAAACCAAGCCTGCACGGACACAACACAGCTTGTGTATCAAGAAACTAAAATTTGTATGATGAATTCAAGAATTTTTACTATGTGGGCTTGTTTTAGAAAGCACACCTCAATTGCCATGAGAATTGAATAGCAGACTACGGCGAAAGTCAACAGCAGTTCAATGATAAATTCGATGGTTTTTGAGGTGTCAGTAACTGTTCAGTGGCTGCTGAAATACGTACATTGGCAGTCTGAAGGTTTGTAATGATGATATTCGTGTGGGGAGTTTTCGTGATAATCTTTGGTTTCCCATTGGTTTTCATGCCACGTGtgaggtttgattttcatttgGTGTTTGTGGTGTGGTTTATTTTAACTGGTTCCTATGGTCCTGATAAatatcctcctcctcctcctccttgtTTGTTCTGATTTCTGTCTTATACTCTGTCCATCTCCTTAGAAATAGATTATTAAAATGGCAGCTATGAATACTCTGGAATTCTAGCTAAAAATGATGGGACAAAAATATCCTTTCTTGCTGGTATTATATTTCCAGTCAAGGCACCGTACTCGTGAGCCACATGATAATGATACAACCATACTTCAAACTCCTCCCAAGCTTCCCATTTTCTCTTCTGGATCGTGGACAAGTAATTGGATGGTTTCATGGAATTGCTATTTCTGCAGACGACCAAAACTACAGCAAAGTAGCTGCGTCTTGTGTACTACTCGTACTAATAAAAGAATGAAGAGTTACCAACTTACCGGAACGGCTGAAAACTCTACTTAATTCTTTATTGACGGCAGAGAAGAGCAAAATGACCATGTAAGTCAAAACAATGAGTACAACAAAAATCACTGGACAATGGAAATCGTACGCAAAGGACATCTGTTTTTGCCTCATGGGGTTGACAGTAGACAGCTCATTCTAGCAACTTTCCTAAACATACGTGGCCCCGGCAAGCAAATTTTTTATATCAGATTTGCTACTTCTGGGATCAGCATATTAGTTAATTGTAATGTGTCTATGGAATGAAAGATTTGACAGAGAATTAGCCAAAATCCACCCATACCAGAGAAGAgatggaccaaaaaaaaaaaagagaaagagaataaTTGTAAGGAACCAAACACAGTTCCGGATTTTGAGTAGTGCATGATTCAAAATCGAATTCAAGCTTACATACGTAAtgttggaatgtatgccctaaaacaatgaTTCTGTTTAATACATTCCTtgttatgttttgtattttaataacttcttcTTTATCTATTAAATGTTAGATATAACTGATAAAGTCCTTAGAATACTTACTAATGTGATAGTGGTTACAAGTATTGAtgactatgagatatcaatcACATTTATAGTGACATTCTTAAATTTCCCTAGTCATAGTACTAATGAGATAGGACATCATTAGTACAGAAAGACTAATATACAATTAATCTCTACTTAATGTAAGTAGTGGTTGTTCTCATTATAActccccccgtcccccgccctgCCTCCGCCCCATTTCCCCCGTGGGAAAAGATGCAGCATATGCTAGGACTATGCTCGTGCAGAATATGCTAactagatttaaaaaaaaaaagtaaaaaagaatAGAATTTGAACTGAAATCAAGCCATCAGAAAGAGCAAATTAGTCAGGTATGGAGAACAAAGAAGATGTCAAAGGCA
Encoded here:
- the LOC113756347 gene encoding 1,2-dihydroxy-3-keto-5-methylthiopentene dioxygenase 1-like; this translates as MAIEAWFMDESGEDQRLPHKRDPPEHVSLEHLADLGVVYWHLNPENYENDEELKKIRDSRGYSYMDLLDLCPEKVENYEQKLKNFYTEHIHGDEEIRYCLEGSGYFDVRDKDDRWIRIWIKAGDLIVLPAGIYHRFTLDTSNYVKLMRLFVGEPVWTAFNRPQEDHPARKEYVKNFTEKVGVLLEAH